The Zingiber officinale cultivar Zhangliang chromosome 10A, Zo_v1.1, whole genome shotgun sequence genome contains a region encoding:
- the LOC122027221 gene encoding protein trichome birefringence-like 5 codes for MIVPPTAAAPMAPPVPPLLLPHAKRCRTVAVAAVSSVSLSAFIFLCLLLLDLAPHRVLYSRLSASSDLSVSPSREVFILPQDTVDNPPSSVTEVPQRRDPHRTPPFPPPPRPFEPPKPADSAQATDVEARPGADSAGIKKCDVYLGKWERDEEGRYPLYQPDSCPYVDEAYTCQENGRRDSDYLKWKWKPDGCHLPRFNGTDFLERIRGKRLMFVGDSMNRNQFESMLCLLREALPDKSKMYETRGYKITKGRGYFIFKFADYDCTVEFVRSHFLAREGVRINRLGNSNPILSIDRIDKSAKRWKRADILVFNTGHWWTHGKTARGKNYYQEGGVLYPQFDATEAYKKAIKTWGRWIDHNVDPAKQLIIYRGYSAAHFRGGDWDSGGTCKGEREPVKTGALLDSYPLKMKIVEDVIKRMHVPVVLLNVTKLTNYRKDGHPSVYGKKVIEGEKTSKRRQDCSHWCLPGIPDAWNELIYATLVQQQHRQ; via the exons ATGATCGTCCCCCCCACCGCTGCTGCGCCAATGGCTCCGCCAGTTCCTCCCCTCCTCCTTCCCCACGCCAAGCGCTGCCGCACCGTCGCCGTCGCCGCCGTATCTTCCGTCTCCCTCTCTGCCTTCATCTTCCTCTGCCTCCTCCTCCTCGACTTGGCTCCCCACCGTGTCCTCTACTCTCGTCTCTCCGCCTCCTCCGATCTCTCGGTCTCTCCGTCCCGCGAAGTTTTCATCCTGCCTCAGGATACGGTGGATAATCCGCCGTCTTCCGTGACGGAGGTTCCTCAGAGGCGGGATCCGCACCGGACCCCTCCATTTCCTCCTCCTCCGAGGCCTTTCGAGCCGCCCAAACCCGCCGACTCGGCGCAAGCTACGGACGTGGAGGCGCGTCCCGGGGCGGATTCCGCTGGGATTAAGAAGTGCGACGTTTACCTAGGGAAGTGGGAGAGAGACGAAGAGGGGCGGTATCCGCTCTATCAGCCGGATTCTTGCCCCTACGTTGACGAAGCCTACACCTGCCAGGAGAATGGAAGGAGGGATAGTGATTACTTGAAATGGAAGTGGAAACCCGACGGCTGTCATCTTCCGAg GTTTAACGGAACGGACTTTTTGGAGAGAATTCGAGGGAAAAGGTTAATGTTTGTTGGAGATTCCATGAATCGGAACCAGTTTGAATCAATGTTGTGTCTTTTGCGAGAAGCCTTGCCCGACAAGAGCAAAATGTATGAAACTCGAGGTTATAAAATAACCAAAGGACGCGGCTACTTCATTTTCAAGTTTGCT GACTATGACTGCACCGTCGAGTTCGTTCGATCCCATTTTTTAGCCAGAGAAGGAGTTCGaatcaatcgattgggcaattcaAACCCTATTCTTTCTATAGATCGAATCGACAAATCGGCCAAACGTTGGAAAAGAGCCGACATACTTGTCTTTAACACTGGTCACTGGTGGACGCATGGAAAGACTGCAAGGGG GAAAAACTACTACCAAGAAGGTGGTGTTCTCTATCCACAATTCGACGCGACAGAAGCTTATAAAAAGGCCATCAAGACATGGGGAAGATGGATCGATCATAACGTGGATCCTGCTAAACAACTCATCATTTACCGTGGATATTCCGCTGCTCATTTTAG AGGGGGAGACTGGGATTCCGGCGGAACATGCAAGGGAGAGAGGGAGCCAGTCAAAACCGGAGCATTGCTGGATAGCTATCCACTGAAGATGAAGATAGTAGAAGACGTCATTAAAAGAATGCATGTTCCGGTCGTCCTTTTGAACGTGACGAAGCTGACCAACTACCGCAAGGATGGGCATCCATCTGTTTACGGCAAGAAGGTGATTGAAGGCGAGAAGACGTCGAAGAGGCGTCAGGATTGCAGCCACTGGTGCCTTCCAGGGATTCCTGATGCATGGAATGAGTTGATCTACGCAACCCTTGTCCAACAGCAACATCGACAGTAG